Proteins encoded together in one Sphingobium sp. MI1205 window:
- a CDS encoding AAA family ATPase: MSYTVNTLRTMTRSCEMMRDRVKSVVFKPTDRKVLDLTFGPTAAAELVGRTPEALAKAEKEGRLAPPKQLGNGRRYYTLEDLTKIREALHIHPGKAIDEDAVVVAVQNFKGGVGKSTITKHFADYLALHGYSVLVIDCDPQASTTTMFDIQPETLFDEEKTLGNFLSPRSTFDDFREAIHETAWPTIKIVPSSLGLQDAEWDLTATLREGGQAVREGLQRLRIGIQSVTKDFDVILLDPPPAMGFLGLNVMAAATGLLVPVPARQLDYLSTIHFMDTIADNIEILEENDTPVDYGFIRVVCSTYTPSKPGEADMWKMMQATYANFLLSQPILASEEIKNATQAFRSIYESKPSAAHATYQRCRDNLDAVFHEVLQQIREQWPSQSISKHANDTVASVAA, encoded by the coding sequence ATGTCATATACGGTAAACACGCTTCGGACGATGACCCGCTCGTGTGAGATGATGCGCGACAGAGTAAAGTCGGTCGTGTTTAAGCCCACGGATCGCAAGGTTCTGGACCTCACGTTTGGGCCTACCGCGGCAGCGGAGCTGGTTGGACGCACGCCCGAAGCGCTGGCAAAGGCGGAGAAGGAGGGAAGGCTCGCCCCGCCAAAGCAGCTTGGCAACGGACGTCGTTACTACACGCTTGAGGACCTGACCAAGATCCGTGAAGCGCTACACATCCATCCCGGCAAAGCGATAGATGAAGACGCTGTCGTGGTCGCTGTCCAAAACTTCAAAGGGGGCGTGGGCAAGAGCACGATCACCAAGCATTTCGCGGACTATCTAGCGCTGCATGGATACAGCGTCCTCGTTATCGACTGTGACCCGCAGGCGTCAACGACCACAATGTTCGACATTCAACCGGAGACACTCTTCGATGAGGAGAAGACCCTCGGCAACTTTTTGTCACCGCGAAGCACCTTTGATGATTTCCGCGAAGCAATTCACGAGACCGCATGGCCGACGATTAAGATAGTCCCATCTAGTCTGGGACTCCAAGATGCAGAGTGGGACTTGACCGCTACGTTGCGTGAAGGCGGTCAGGCTGTCCGAGAGGGCCTGCAACGGCTGCGCATTGGCATCCAAAGCGTTACTAAAGACTTCGACGTTATCTTGCTCGACCCGCCCCCAGCTATGGGCTTCCTGGGCTTGAACGTGATGGCGGCTGCAACTGGCCTCCTAGTGCCTGTTCCCGCACGGCAGCTCGATTACCTATCGACGATCCATTTTATGGATACAATTGCAGACAATATCGAAATTCTTGAAGAGAATGACACACCTGTCGATTACGGCTTTATTCGAGTGGTGTGCTCGACCTACACACCGAGTAAGCCTGGTGAGGCCGACATGTGGAAGATGATGCAAGCGACCTACGCGAACTTCCTCCTGAGCCAGCCCATTTTGGCATCCGAGGAGATCAAGAACGCGACGCAGGCGTTCCGCTCGATCTATGAAAGCAAGCCTTCCGCTGCGCATGCCACCTATCAGCGGTGCCGTGACAATCTCGATGCGGTATTCCACGAGGTCCTTCAGCAAATCCGAGAGCAGTGGCCTTCGCAAAGCATTTCGAAGCACGCCAATGATACCGTAGCGAGCGTCGCAGCGTGA